DNA from Prosthecobacter debontii:
TATAGGCAGGCTGCCAGGAACCTTCCCCCGCACGACGACCAATGAGGCGCTTCACGCTCGTGACCGTTCTCTGCGGTTCCAGGGCTCGCTTACGCAGAGCCGCTTCGCCAACCAATACACTCCCATCCATCGCATAATTGACGGCTGAGGGCGTGCTGCGCTGGCCGGCCTCATCCGCGAGCAGGATGGGAAAACCGCTGTCCACCACCCCCACGAGGGAATTGGTGGTGCCGAGGTCAATGCCGAGGATGGGGGTGGGATCAGCCATGTCTTTTTCATGTGATAGACACGCCTTTAGAGGAAAGACAAGGAATCGTTGCGTCACTGCGATTGCCAAAACCGGACATCTCTGCCAGCATCAACGCCACATGCAGACCCTGATGACCCCTCTCACCGAAGGTAAAAGCCTGACCGAAGCTCAAGTGCGCGAAGCCGCCGCCTTTTTGGTGGATGAGCACGAGTCCCCAGAGACCAAGGCCGCCCTGCTGCGTGCGCTTTCCGACAAGGGAGAGACCCCGGTCGAAATCGCAGGCTTCGTCCATGAGTTTCTCCGCCTCGCCGTGGATCCCCTGCTGGACCGCAGCAAGCTACCCGGCCCCATGCTGGATGTCGTCGGCACCGGGGGAGATAAGCTGCATCTCTTCAATGTCTCCACCACCGCCATGTTCATCCTGGCTGCAGGTGGAGTCTGCGTGACCAAGCACGGTAACCGTGGCATCACCAGCAAGGCAGGCGGTGCCGATGTCTTAGAGGCTCTGGGCATCCGCATTGACTTGCCGACGGAGCGGGTTGCGCGTGGGATCGAGACCAATGGCCTCGGTTTCTTTTTCGCCCCCCTTTACCATCCCGCTTTCAAGGCCGTGGCCGAGGCTCGAAAAATCCTCAACAGCGAAGGCCGCCGTTCCATCTTCAACATCCTCGGCCCGCTACTCAATCCGGCCCGTCCGGACTACCAACTCATCGGTGTTTTTGCGCCCGGCCTTACCCGCACCTTTGGCGAAATCCTGCAAACGCTAGGCCGCAAGGGTGCCTGGGTGGTGCATGGCTCCGCACGGGATGGCAGTGGCATGGATGAACTTTCCACGCTGGGCACGAATCAAGTCTGTCAATTGACTGACGGGACTCTACGCGAAATGCAAATTGAGCCCGCCGCTTATGGCTTTGCCAAAGCCAAGCTGGAAGACCTTGTGGGCGGGGATGCGCGCGAAAACGCCTGCGTGGTGGAAGGCATCTTGGATGCGACCATCAAGGGGCCGAAGCGAGACATCGCCGTGCTCAATGCGGCCGCGGGCTTCGTCATTACTGGCAAAGCGGCTGATTTGGCCGAAGGCAAAAGCCTCGCCGAGTCCCTGCTCGATCGTGGGGCCGCTCACGCGAAGATGCGTGCGATGCGGGATTGGTGCTGAGAAACCCGTACGCTTGCGCCAAGGGCTATTTCAATTCACCCGCGAGCTTCGCGGCCGCGGATGGCCACTGAGCTTCTGCGGTAGCCCCAAAGCTGGTGATCATCTTCCAAGTGCCGGTGAATCCCGCCGGCACGCTGTCATCACTGAAACAGGTGAGGTAATACTTCCGATAGGTGCCTGGCACGTTCCAGATCTTCGAGATGTGCTCGCCTTTTTCGGGCGCTTCGAGTAAGCGAGAGACCCCGTATTGCTGGCTTTTCGGTTCATAGACCGAGATCCAGTCCACCTTCTCGTTGATGTACATCTTCCGGGCCACCTCCTGCGCATCGGTGAGGGCTTCCGGTGTCGTGACCGCATCGCCCGTGCCTGCCAGATAGGCTGAGACGGTCGGCACCCAGGCATGCATGAAATGATACACCAGCTTCAGCGGTTGCTCCTGCTCCGTGTGCACCGTGGTGGTCTCGTAGAGGCGATTGTCATGAATCTCGATCACACAGGTGAGGTCAAAATTCCGAATGCGCGATTTCCTCTCGAGACGAAAACGATCTCCCCTCATCGCCGCAGTGGGCGTGACGGATTGGCCATCTAAAATGAAGGTCAGAGACGTCAAAACCTCCGGCTCATTTTCCAAGTGGCCCGTGCCGATAAAGCCGACCCCAGGGAAAGAAAATACCGTCCCATAGGCACTGCGTTCGGTGGTCATCGGCTGCCCCCGGAAGTCCAATCGCCCCGGTGTCCACTGCGAGGCCTGCCGCAGCAGCAGCGTTACCTCGCCGCAGGTCACGGTGATGGTGGGGAGATCAGGCCCGAGGTTGGGCTTGAAGGGCGTCTTAGCGAGAACCAAACCGGGAAGAACCAACGCCAAAAGCAGCGCAGGAAGAAAAAGGCGAAAAGAAGACATCTCCACACGAACGCCGCGGCAGACTCCAGATTTCGATACTTCCGAACCCTGGAGTGATAGGAAAAATAGCCTAACAACTCGAATAACCATCTTTTCACAAACGCGCCTGCTACTTCGTTTCCGAATTAAGGGCATGAAAGACATTAATTTCATCCCTCTTCTCGCTGGTCTGGTTCTCGCTTTCACCCTCGCCATGGCCGCCATCGGTGCCAGTGATTCTGCGGAGCCCTTTCCAGATAACGTCGTGGAAAAACAAGCGCCTGCCAAACCCGACTATCGGGTGGTGGCGGAATGGTCGGGGGTGGCTCTGCCCTGAAAATAGGTAGGGACTGCTCAGCCGAGCTTCCACTTGGCCATGCGTAGCACAGCTTTTTTGGGTTCCTTCATGGTCTCATACCAAACGCTGAGCAGGGTGCCATCCGCCAGTTCCACTGTGCTTGGATAGCCCAGATCCCCTCCGATGCCATCGCCTGAGATGATCATGGCTTCGCCCCAGGTCTGGCCATCGTCGGTGCTGAGGCGGGCTTGGTTGCCAAATGGCTTCCGGCGGTGCCCGTAGGTCATGAGAAGACGGCCATCGCGG
Protein-coding regions in this window:
- the trpD gene encoding anthranilate phosphoribosyltransferase: MTPLTEGKSLTEAQVREAAAFLVDEHESPETKAALLRALSDKGETPVEIAGFVHEFLRLAVDPLLDRSKLPGPMLDVVGTGGDKLHLFNVSTTAMFILAAGGVCVTKHGNRGITSKAGGADVLEALGIRIDLPTERVARGIETNGLGFFFAPLYHPAFKAVAEARKILNSEGRRSIFNILGPLLNPARPDYQLIGVFAPGLTRTFGEILQTLGRKGAWVVHGSARDGSGMDELSTLGTNQVCQLTDGTLREMQIEPAAYGFAKAKLEDLVGGDARENACVVEGILDATIKGPKRDIAVLNAAAGFVITGKAADLAEGKSLAESLLDRGAAHAKMRAMRDWC